A region of Vitis riparia cultivar Riparia Gloire de Montpellier isolate 1030 chromosome 1, EGFV_Vit.rip_1.0, whole genome shotgun sequence DNA encodes the following proteins:
- the LOC117915456 gene encoding phosphoglucomutase, cytoplasmic, with amino-acid sequence MVMFKVSRVTTSPFDGQKPGTSGLRKKVKVFKQQNYLHNFVQASFNALSQDKIRGMTLVVSGDGRYFSKDAIQIIIKMAAANGVRSVWVGQKGLLSTPAVSAVIRERVGKDGTKASGAFILTASHNPGGPNEDFGIKYNMENGGPAPEAITDKIYENTKSIKEYIIAEDLPDVDISAIGTTNFTGPEGQFDVEVFDSAFDYVKLMKSIFDFQSIQKLLSSPKFTFCYDALHGVGGAYAKRIFVEELGAQESSLLNCVPKEDFGGGHPDPNLTYAKELVACMGLGKSDAKNEPPEFGAASDGDADRNMILGKRFFVTPSDSVAIIAANAVDAIPYFSAGLKGVARSMPTSAALDVVAKHLNLKFFEVPTGWKFFGNLMDAGLCSICGEESFGTGSDHIREKDGIWAVLAWLSILAYKNKENLGGAKLVTVEEIVRKHWATYGRHYYTRYDYENVDAGAAKELMASLVKLQSSLPEVNKIIKGIRSDVSNVAKADEFEYKDPVDGSISKHQGIRYMFEDGSRLIFRLSGTGSEGATIRVYIEQYEKDSSKTGRDSQDALGPLVEVALKLSKMQEFTGRSAPTVIT; translated from the exons ATGGTGATGTTCAAGGTTTCTCGAGTCACAACTTCGCCGTTTGATGGCCAGAAACCGGGAACTTCTGGCCTCAGGAAGAAG GTGAAAGTATTCAAGCAACAAAATTACTTGCACAATTTTGTTCAGGCATCATTCAACGCCCTTTCACAAGACAAAATAAGGG GCATGACACTTGTTGTTTCTGGTGATGGCCGCTATTTCTCGAAGGATGCCATTCAG ATTATAATTAAGATGGCAGCTGCAAATGGAGTGAGATCTGTCTGGGTTGGTCAAAAGGGGTTGCTTTCAACTCCTGCTGTATCAGCTGTCATCCGTGAAAGAGTGGGGAAAGAT GGAACCAAGGCATCAGGAGCATTTATACTGACAGCAAGTCACAATCCAGGTGGTCCCAATGAG GATTTTGGAATTAAGTACAACATGGAAAATGGTGGACCTGCTCCAGAGGCAATTACTGATAAGATCTATGAGAACACAAAATCCATAAAGGAGTATATAATTGCAGAAGATCTTCCTGAT GTGGATATCTCTGCAATAGGCACTACAAACTTCACGGGGCCTGAGGGACAATTTGATGTCGAGGTTTTTGATTCAGCATTTGATTATGTGAAATTGATGAA gTCAATTTTTGATTTCCAATCTATCCAAAAGCTGCTCTCATCACCAAAATTCACATTCTG ttatgatGCACTGCATGGAGTTGGTGGAGCTTATGCAAAGCGTATATTTGTTGAAGAGCTTGGTGCGCAAGAAAGCTCATTGCTGAATTGTGTTCCCAAG GAAGACTTTGGAGGAGGGCATCCAGATCCTAATCTAACCTATGCAAAGGAGTTGGTTGCATGTATGGGATTGGGTAAATCAGATGCTAAAAATGAACCACCAGAGTTTGGTGCCGCTTCAGATGGTGATGCGGATCGTAACATGATCCTTGGCAAAAG GTTTTTTGTTACTCCATCAGATTCTGTTGCTATCATTGCTGCAAATGCAGTTGACGCAATACCCTATTTCTCTGCTGGTTTAAAGGGAGTTGCCAG GAGTATGCCCACTTCTGCTGCTCTTGATGTTGTAGCCAAACATTTAAATCTGAAATTTTTTGAG GTCCCAACTGGCTGGAAATTTTTTGGTAACTTAATGGATGCTGGATTATGTTCAATTTGTGGTGAAGAAAGTTTTGGAACTG GTTCGGACCACATTCGTGAGAAAGATGGAATCTGGGCCGTTTTAGCTTGGCTTTCTATTCTCgcttataaaaataaggaaaacctTGGTGGAGCAAAGCTTGTTACTGTTGAAGAAATAGTTCGCAAGCATTGGGCTACCTATGGTCGCCACTATTATACTCGATATGACTACGAG AATGTTGATGCAGGTGCTGCAAAAGAACTAATGGCATCTTTGGTCAAACTTCAATCTTCCCTTCCAGAAGTTAATAA GATCATAAAAGGAATACGCTCAGATGTCTCAAATGTTGCGAAAGCTGATGAATTTGAATACAAAGATCCTGTTGATGGTTCCATCTCAAAGCATCAGGGTATTCGATATATGTTTGAAGATGGGTCACGATTG ATTTTCCGCCTCTCGGGAACTGGCTCAGAAGGTGCAACCATCCGTGTCTATATTGAGCAGTATGAGAAGGATTCGTCAAAGACTGGGAGGGATTCTCAAGATGCCCTTGGTCCTCTT GTGGAGGTTGCTCTCAAGCTTTCTAAGATGCAGGAATTCACAGGCCGTTCTGCTCCCACTGTTATCACATAG
- the LOC117919785 gene encoding pectinesterase-like, which produces MARLLLHFLSAYFVVLYVRVVDGAPISSCSQTPYPEVCNYFIGNYKPTAGVDEIQFPFRDRVLRVTMNQAKQLHLLVSAMDLSSSDERTKLAWADCLELYENTMDLVNRSINSISPAVMFDSQTWLSAAIANQQTCLDGFIDFNPSSDQFQSFPSMSISTSNFSKLLSNSLAINKAAVSATSMLSNNQAGGRRLLSNGFPTWVSAADRKLLQSSGAASRADIVVAHDGSGNYKTISEAVAASVKLRSGTKRFVIYVKAGVYRENVEIKRKMQNIMIIGDGKDATIVTGNKNVQDGSTTFRSATFAVSGHGFIARDMTFENTAGPQKHQAVALRSSSDGSVFYGCSFKGYQDTLYVHTQRQFYRNCDVYGTVDFIFGDAVAVLQNCNIYVRRPMSNQANVITAQGRSDQNENTGISIHNSRVMAAPDLRPVQSRFKTYLGRPWRKYSRTVFMKTSLDGLIDPAGWSPWKGDFGLTTLYYGEYMNTGSGASTRGRVKWRGYHVITSAAEAEKFTVGRFLVGDSWIPTTGVPYASGL; this is translated from the exons ATGGCTAGACTCTTATTGCATTTTTTGAGTGCTTATTTTGTGGTATTATACGTGAGGGTGGTGGATGGTGCTCCAATTTCATCATGCAGTCAGACCCCATATCCTGAAGTATGCAATTATTTCATTGGCAATTACAAGCCCACTGCAGGGGTTGATGAAATTCAGTTCCCATTTCGCGACAGGGTCCTTAGAGTCACAATGAACCAAGCCAAGCAACTCCACCTGCTGGTTTCAGCTATGGACTTGAGCTCGTCGGATGAGCGAACCAAGTTGGCTTGGGCTGATTGTTTGGAGCTTTATGAGAACACCATGGACCTGGTGAATCGTTCCATCAACTCTATCAGTCCAGCGGTCATGTTTGACTCTCAAACATGGTTAAGTGCTGCAATTGCCAATCAGCAAACTTGTCTAGATGGATTTATTGATTTCAATCCATCTTCTGATCAGTTTCAATCCTTCCCATCTATGTCAATCTCAACCAGTAACTTCTCAAAGTTGCTTAGCAATTCGCTGGCAATAAACAAGGCAGCAGTTTCCGCAACAAGTATGCTATCTAACAATCAGGCTGGTGGCCGACGCTTGCTTTCTAATGGCTTCCCAACATGGGTTTCAGCTGCTGATAGAAAGCTTCTCCAGTCATCTGGGGCAGCTTCAAGGGCTGATATTGTGGTAGCCCATGACGGGTCCGGTAATTACAAAACCATTTCTGAGGCTGTTGCGGCGTCGGTTAAGCTAAGAAGTGGGACTAAGAGATTTGTTATATACGTGAAAGCGGGTGTTTATAGAGAAAATGTGGAAATCAAGAGGAAAATGCAAAATATCATGATAATCGGAGATGGGAAAGATGCTACCATTGTCACAGGCAATAAGAATGTTCAAGATGGCTCCACAACTTTCCGTTCTGCCACTTTCG CTGTTTCGGGTCATGGCTTCATTGCTCGAGATATGACATTTGAAAACACGGCTGGACCTCAGAAACACCAAGCAGTTGCACTTCGCTCAAGTTCGGATGGTTCGGTTTTCTATGGTTGTAGCTTTAAAGGCTACCAAGACACCTTATATGTGCACACACAACGCCAATTCTACCGCAACTGCGATGTATATGGAACTGTGGACTTCATCTTTGGAGATGCAGTTGCGGTTCTCCAGAACTGCAACATCTACGTGAGGAGACCCATGAGCAACCAAGCAAACGTCATCACCGCTCAGGGAAGATCCgatcaaaatgaaaatactGGGATTTCAATCCATAATTCGCGGGTCATGGCAGCTCCGGACTTGAGACCTGTTCAGAGTCGGTTTAAGACGTATCTCGGGCGGCCATGGCGTAAGTACTCAAGGACAGTTTTCATGAAGACTTCTCTAGACGGCTTGATCGATCCTGCAGGGTGGAGTCCATGGAAAGGAGACTTTGGTCTGACAACTCTGTATTATGGTGAGTATATGAACACAGGAAGCGGTGCAAGTACTCGTGGCAGGGTGAAGTGGCGAGGATATCATGTTATTACTAGCGCAGCGGAGGCCGAAAAATTTACAGTTGGCAGATTCTTGGTCGGAGATTCATGGATTCCGACCACTGGAGTTCCCTATGCTTCTGGGTTATGA
- the LOC117920066 gene encoding 21 kDa protein-like, which translates to MKSHTSLFRLSLLSAALASLFAAGAGAATATPTTYSDNSKAIDFIRTSCNATLYPELCYTSLSAYAKSIQQSAAHLARIAVAISLSTASHMASYVAKLSRQADYGAAPLTAVALHDCFSTFDDAIDQIRGSLKQLKQMKQMKAGESFMFQMANVQTWMSAALTNEETCTDGFEDVPDGALKSEVCDRAANVKKFTSNALALVNSYVNKETNPTETP; encoded by the coding sequence ATGAAAAGCCACACCTCTCTCTTCCGCCTCTCTCTCCTCTCAGCGGCGTTAGCGTCACTCTTCGCTGCCGGTGCCGGTGCTGCTACCGCCACCCCCACCACATACTCCGACAACTCCAAAGCTATCGACTTCATCCGTACAAGCTGCAACGCAACTTTGTATCCAGAACTCTGTTACACCTCCCTCTCCGCCTATGCCAAGAGCATCCAACAAAGCGCCGCCCACCTGGCCCGCATCGCAGTTGCTATCAGCCTCTCCACGGCCAGCCACATGGCCTCCTACGTGGCCAAACTCTCCCGCCAGGCAGACTACGGCGCAGCGCCGCTAACCGCCGTCGCCCTTCATGATTGCTTCTCCACCTTCGACGACGCCATCGACCAGATTCGCGGCTCTCTCAAGCAGCTGAAGCAGATGAAGCAGATGAAGGCCGGTGAATCGTTTATGTTTCAGATGGCTAACGTGCAGACGTGGATGAGCGCCGCGCTTACCAACGAGGAGACGTGCACCGATGGATTCGAAGACGTGCCTGACGGCGCCCTGAAATCGGAGGTGTGCGACCGGGCTGCGAACGTGAAGAAGTTCACCAGCAATGCTCTTGCCTTGGTTAATAGTTATGTTAACAAGGAAACTAACCCTACAGAAACGCCTTGA